A DNA window from Anastrepha ludens isolate Willacy chromosome 6, idAnaLude1.1, whole genome shotgun sequence contains the following coding sequences:
- the LOC128865656 gene encoding rab proteins geranylgeranyltransferase component A — protein sequence MSDDLPDKFDLIVIGTGFPESCVAAAASRIGKIVLHIDPNDYYGGVWASFNLESFCALLEQGRNKELRNATQKWHVTEQLGDECKTGENNQENVDPAAEDGTEKVVVGQSVSTQGTQQWSRQTLLQQSRRFNLDLSPNILYSAGRLVQLLVSSNICRYAEFRAVDRVLTRFHNEIINVPCSRSDVFNTKDLNIVEKRLLMKFLTICLTYGEDKTEEDTALYRGKTFREYLQEQKVTEKISSCIMHAIAMCNDETPFEIGMARTQQFLSSLGRYGNTPFLFPMYGCGEIPQCFCRLCAVFGGTYCLKRRIDDITIEADTNIANVVLEGKTIKANHVVSAQEHLPNVLLERNMGIYGQGDLVNCLSRGVFLTATPLGSEELNSGGGGVNILRLLADRQEAFVIQLSHFSGTCPKGVYIFHFTTVAQSDQPEQDLAPFVAQVFNSELGNAPKLLYSACFTIMGRKQAMSSPTVDSSTPIYCTSAPFYNLDYDESIKNARDIFTKLYGDAEFLPRAPDPEEIVIDGEDPRALSENSLPDDLREQLRELEKSVEHMEFEETDAVSASESEQHQMDAE from the exons ATGTCTGACGATCTTCCAGACAAGTTTGATTTGATCGTCATAGGCACTGGGTTTCCGGAAAGTTGTGTAGCTGCAGCGGCGAGTCGCATTGGCAAAATCGTCCTACATATCGATCCAAATGATTATTATGGAGGCGTATGGGCTTCATTTAACTTGGAGTCGTTCTGTGCACTATTGGAACAAGGCAGAAACAAGGAGTTACGAAATGCAACCCAGAAATGGCACGTAACCGAACAATTAGGTGATGAATGTAAAACAGGGGAAAATAACCAGGAAAATGTGGATCCTGCTGCGGAAGACGGTACAGAAAAAGTGGTGGTTGGCCAAAGTGTTTCTACACAGGGTACACAGCAATGGAGTCGGCAAACTTTATTACAGCAATCACGTCGCTTCAATTTAGACCTAAGCCCGAATATACTATATTCAGCGGGGCGTTTGGTGCAATTGCTTGTGTCTTCAAACATATGTCGCTACGCTGAGTTTCGTGCAGTGGATCGTGTATTGACGCGCTTCCACAATGAAATCATTAATGTGCCTTGCTCTCGCAGTGATGTGTTCAATACCAAAGATTTGAACATCGTAGAGAAACGACtgcttatgaaatttttaacaatCTGTCTAACATATGGTGAAGATAAAACAGAGGAGGATACTGCACTGTATCGTGGTAAAACATTCCGTGAATATCTGCAAGAGCAAAAGGTTACCGAGAAGATAAGTTCTTGTATAATGCATGCAATTGCTATGTGCAACGACGAAACGCCCTTCGAAATAGGCATGGCCCGTACCCAACAGTTTCTTAGCAGCCTTGGGCGTTACGGCAATACTCCATTTCTGTTTCCAATGTATGGTTGTGGTGAAATACCGCAATGCTTTTGTCGACTCTGCGCAGTTTTTGGTGGTACTTACTGTTTGAAGCGACGTATTGACGATATAACCATCGAAGCGGATACCAACATTGCGAATGTCGTGCTAGAGGGCAAAACTATAAAGGCAAATCATGTAGTCAGCGCGCAAGAGCATTTGCCAAATGTTTTATTGGAACGAAATATGGGCATATACGGACAAGGAGATTTGGTAAATTGTCTTTCTAGAGGTGTTTTCTTGACGGCCACGCCATTAGGATCTGAAGAGTTGAATTCCGGTGGTGGTGGCGTGAATATTTTAAGACTCTTAGCTGATAGACAGGAAGCCTTTGTCATCCAACTATCACATTTTTCAGGCACCTGCCCCAAAGGAGTCT ACATCTTTCACTTCACCACGGTTGCGCAGAGTGATCAACCGGAGCAAGATCTGGCACCTTTTGTGGCACAAGTATTTAATTCTGAATTGGGAAATGCACCTAAATTACTATACTCCGCTTGCTTCACCATCATGGGACGAAAACAAGCTATGTCCAGTCCAACTGTAGATTCATCAACGCCGATATATTGTACCAGCGCTCCATTTTACAATCTGGATTACGATGAATCCATAAAAAATGCGCGCGACATCTTCACTAAATTGTACGGAGATGCCGAATTTCTACCACGTGCGCCCGATCCAGAAGAGATCGTTATCGATGGCGAAGATCCACGTGCTCTTAGTGAAAATAGTTTGCCCGATGATTTACGTGAACAATTGAGAGAACTGGAAAAATCAGTTGAACATATGGAATTCGAAGAGACAGACGCAGTGTCTGCTAGTGAGAGTGAACAACACCAAATGGACGCTGAGTAA